One window of the Peptacetobacter hiranonis genome contains the following:
- a CDS encoding HD domain-containing protein, which produces MKKINDMIQILEEKGRFKETKNFIQHGDVSVYEHSILVAKKSLELAEKFNIYVDEEALIRGALLHDYFLYDWHEKDDSHKWHGFFHPMKSLKNAMRDFDISEIEEDIIKKHMFPLTPVPPKTKEAWLVCMADKICAMKETVEPRYKKVWNKVKRIAIS; this is translated from the coding sequence ATGAAAAAAATAAACGACATGATACAAATATTAGAAGAAAAAGGTAGATTTAAAGAAACTAAAAATTTCATTCAGCATGGAGATGTTTCTGTATATGAGCATAGTATATTAGTTGCTAAAAAGAGTTTAGAACTTGCTGAAAAATTTAATATATATGTAGACGAAGAAGCACTTATCAGAGGTGCGTTGCTTCACGATTATTTTTTATATGATTGGCATGAAAAGGATGATAGTCACAAGTGGCATGGATTTTTCCATCCAATGAAATCTTTAAAAAATGCTATGAGAGATTTTGATATTTCAGAAATAGAAGAAGATATAATTAAGAAGCATATGTTTCCACTAACTCCAGTTCCTCCAAAAACAAAAGAAGCTTGGCTAGTTTGTATGGCAGATAAAATTTGTGCTATGAAAGAAACTGTAGAGCCAAGATACAAAAAAGTTTGGAATAAGGTGAAGAGAATAGCTATATCTTAA
- a CDS encoding PIG-L family deacetylase codes for MKNKKIKIIISMLSILFLGIANTALGAQDNIIDKLSNKSFKQHVVFYPQHQDDEILWGVSAITKAIEERGADNVYVVLVSDGSGVNVFTRNPRFKGLSRKEKETLRNNEFKAALFELGVKEKNIIILADDDNKSGTHYELMEKTMLKFENELGSVTHVAHHYKYDDHIMHRKNGEVLKRLSDEHKIKDARYFMKPKYIKYIPEDKREYYKSETEAERDRAKKAMDQYKVIDENRGKLGIGYTSAHSYFDHLYKDPDYTSVLSIY; via the coding sequence ATGAAAAATAAAAAAATAAAAATAATTATTAGTATGCTTTCAATTTTGTTTTTAGGAATAGCGAATACGGCTTTAGGTGCTCAAGATAATATAATTGATAAACTATCAAACAAAAGCTTTAAACAACACGTTGTATTTTATCCACAACATCAAGATGATGAAATTTTATGGGGAGTTAGTGCAATTACAAAGGCAATAGAAGAGCGTGGAGCTGACAATGTATATGTTGTACTAGTTTCAGATGGTTCAGGTGTAAATGTTTTTACAAGAAATCCTAGATTTAAAGGACTTTCTAGAAAAGAAAAAGAAACACTTAGAAATAATGAATTTAAAGCAGCTTTATTTGAACTTGGAGTTAAAGAAAAGAATATAATAATACTTGCAGATGATGATAATAAATCTGGAACTCATTATGAACTTATGGAAAAGACTATGCTGAAATTTGAAAATGAACTTGGAAGTGTTACACATGTGGCACATCATTATAAATACGATGACCATATAATGCACAGAAAAAATGGAGAAGTTTTGAAAAGACTTAGCGATGAGCACAAAATAAAGGATGCTAGATATTTTATGAAACCAAAATACATAAAATATATACCAGAAGACAAAAGAGAATACTATAAATCAGAAACTGAAGCTGAAAGAGATAGAGCTAAAAAAGCTATGGATCAGTACAAGGTTATAGATGAAAATAGAGGGAAATTGGGAATAGGATATACATCTGCCCATTCGTACTTCGATCATTTATATAAAGATCCCGACTATACATCAGTATTAAGTATTTACTAA